The segment CGGATGCGGCGAGGGTTGCGCGGGTGGCGGCGGCGTCGATCCCGTACGCGCCGCCGGTGACGATGCTGTGCCCGATGCCGGTGAGGTCGTGGGCGAGTTCAGCGGCAATGTGGTCGCCATAGCTTGTGGCGGCTCTGGCTCCCGTGATCGTCACGGCGCAGTCGGGAGTGCCGGTGAGGAGGTCAAGATCTCCGGATGCCCACAGGGCGACGGGCCGATCCGTGCCGAGGTCGTCCAGCCCCGTGGGCCATTCCGCGTCGGTGGGGATGAGTACCCGATGGGTGCCGTCTGCGGCGCTGTCGAGGGCGTCGATAACGGTCCGCTCAGTGATGGCGGGCGGGAGGGTATCGAGGGTGTGCTGGACAACAGCGGGGCCGTTGGTGCCGGTGAGGCGGGCGGCGGGCGTATTCGGTTCGCCGGGGATAGTCAGGCAGGCCAGCGCGATGCGTGCGTAGCGCTCCTGCTGGTCGGGGTCGGCGGCGGTGATGCGGTCGAGAATCTGAGTGCTCATGATGTCTGCTCCGGTGAGGTCGTGAAACGGGATAGGGGGTGGGGCCGGTCGCCGGCGATGCGATGACCGGCCCCTGTGGTTGTTGACGGCAGGTCAGGCCGCGTCCGCGACCTCGGCGTCGGTCGCGTTGTCCTCGTCAGTGCCGCTTGCCTCGGTGGCGTCGGCGTCGTCCGTCTCGGTCGACGATTCCTCGGCATCAGCGGGGTTCTCGAGCGCGGTCGCGTCCTCCGCCCCTTCCACGTCGGTGGCGTCGTCTTCGTCCGTGCCGTTCTCCTCATCGGCGGCGGCATCCGTCTCCTCGTCACTCGTCTCCTCGGCGGCGATGTTCTCGCTGGCGGTGTCGTCCTCGGGGGTGTCCTCGGTGCGGGTGACGCTGTCGGGGTCGGTGATGAGGGTTTCGACATCGGAGAGGGTGTATCCCCATGCGGCGAGCTGGTCGAGGTACTGGCGGGTCACCTGGTCGGGGTTGCGCCAACTGTTCTTGTCGGTTGCCGCTTCCAGAGCGCCGAGTGCGACGGCGAGCAGTGCATGTCCGGCCTTAGTCGGGGTGGCCTGGGTCATCGCGGCGATGGGGTTCGGCTGTCCGTAGTGGCGCTGACCGTCGAGGTTGAGGAGGGTCGCGGCCATGTCGTGCCCGTCGTTTGCGGCGCGGGCGACCTCCTAACGGCTGTCCGCGATCACGGTTGCCGCGAAAGCGAGCGCCTGGGAGGGCAGACGCTTGCGGCCGAGCAACTTCGTCACCCATGCGCGGCGTACCTTCTCCGCACTGACCCATGCCTTGTTGTTCGCGACGACGCGGCGACGTTCGGCCTTCTCCTCCTCGGTCATCGCTCCGGATCGGGTGGTGGGCTGGCTGTGCCGGATGGAGGTCAGGCCGTGCTCACGCCAGTTCACGACGACGTGCGCGATGTCGATGCTCCCCCAACGCTCCCCGATAGCGACGGCGTGCCCGTCCTTTCCGGCGTAGTTCTCTTCGGTGATGCGCTCGCCGTCGGCGGTGAGGAGGTCGTGGAAGAACGCCACGTCCTCGTCGCCCCATGCCGGGTAGTCCACGACGGTGTATCCGTCTGCTTCGTACTGGGCGCGCAGGGCCGCGATTTCCTCCTTGGTGGCCTTGTCGTCCAGGTGCCGCTGGGCGTAGTGGTCGAACGATTCCGGGTCGCGGGCGGCGATGCTGGTTAGTTCGGCCAGCGCGTCGGGGTCGTCCTCGAACTCGGTGAGGATGAGCGCCTGATCGAGGGTGAGGGCGTGCTGGGCCACGGCGGTCTTGGCGATGTCGCTTTCGGCGACGGCAAGGCCGGTCTTGACGGTGGTGCGCTTGGTGCCGGTCTGCTTGGCGATCGCGGTGATGCTCATCCCGTCCAGTGCCAACTGTCGCCATGCCTCGGCCCGGTCGGTGTCGGTGAGGCCTGTGCGGTGTTCGTTGGTGATGTATTGCTGGATGATGCGGATTCGCTTCTCGTCGGAGGCGTCCACGACGTAGACGGGCACGTCCTCGGCGTCGGCCTCGCGGGCGGCGAGGGTGCGGCGCTGACCGTCGCGGACGATGATGTTCCCGTTCTGGTCGGGGTGGGCGAGGATGGGCACGATCACGCCGTGGAGCTTGATCGAGTTGACGAATGCCCGGTCGAGGTCGACCTGTGAGCGGATGTTGTCCTCCACGACGAGGGTGTGGGGGCTGATCCGGCGAACTTCCGGCCCCTGCACCGTCTCCTCAACGGGGGTGAGGTCTGCGGCCTGGGTCGGGGTGGTGTCGATGATGGTCATGGCTCTCGGTTCCTTTCCTGAATCCCGGAGGGCCGTCACACCTGGTGGTGTGGCTGTTCCCTCCCTGCCATTGCCTTTCGGCACATGCCGAGAAAAGGGGCCAGGAATGAATGTGCAAGGCCGAAGAGTCAAAAAATCTCCTCCCCCACGTCAGGGAGAGGAGATGGACTATCGGGGAGAATTTTTGCGTGCCTTGCGCAGAAGGGAATGGTCCCGCACAATCAAGCAGCCGAAAGGCAATCCGCAGGATTGCCCGATCAGCACAGCCACCGCGTCAGCGGTGACCGCCCGACTATCGGCGAAGAAATCGCGACAGCGTCAGCCATGGCTCATGGCGTGCAACCATCATGATCGGCTGGCGTTGCACGGCCTCAGGAAAGCTATCCGAGCTTAGAGCAGCATGCGCCGTCACGGAGCTCCGCCGTGTCTTGGGGTGGGACTCCCGCACCTGTCTTCACGAATAGCCGATCCGAGAACGGTCGGCGCGGACGTGAAGGCGGTGGTCTGGGTGGCCCGGATGAGACGTTCCCCCGCAGAGGCGCAGGCGGCGCGTGAAGCCAAGCTCGAGCTGATGGCGGAGAAGCTGCAGGCGGCGGTCGAAGGGCTCACGACCGGGGAGGACTGGAAGCGTGCGATCGAGTTCGCGGCCCGGTTCCGGGCAAAGAGTTTCCGGAATACCCTGTTGATCTTCGCTCAGCATGCTGAGGCATATGAGCGGGGGAAGGTCTCGGAGCCGGTGCCGACGTATGTGGCGGGCTTCAAGCAGTGGCAGCAGTTGGATCGGTCGGTCGCGGGACAGTCCGGCTACATGATCTACGCCCCGGTGATGGGGCGTTTCGCGTCCAAGAACCCGTCCGATCCGATGTCGTGGCGTCGCCTGACGCAACGAGAGAAGCCGGCGGCCGGCGAGGTGGTCCGCTCGAAGATGGTGAACGTGAAGCCTGCCTACGTGTGGGACGTGTCACAGACGACGGGAGCGGAGATCCCGGAACGGCCAATGCCACGGCTGCTGGAAGGGGAGGCGCCGGCGGGACTCTGGACGGGGCTTGCCGGCCAGGTGACGGCAGAGCGCTTCACCCTGGCGGACGCCGCTGGAGCGTCGGCGATCATGGGCGCAAACGGGATGACCGACTACGAGAGCCGCGTCGTCACCGTCCGGGCCGACATGGACGACGCGGCCCGCGTGAAGACCCTCGCCCACGAGCTCGGGCATGTGCGCATGCACGACCCTGCCGAGTCGGTCACCCATCATCGGGGCATCCGGGAGGTGGAGGCGGAGTCGGTGGCGATGATGATCGGCGCAGCGCACGGCATGGACACCAGCGACTACACGATCCCCTACGTCGCGTCCTGGGCATCATCGGTGGCTGACAAGGAACCGGTCGACGTGGTCCGCGAGACCGGCGAGCGGGTGCGTCGCGTCGCACTGGATATCCTCGACAAGCTGC is part of the Microbacterium pseudoresistens genome and harbors:
- a CDS encoding DNA-processing protein DprA, producing the protein MSTQILDRITAADPDQQERYARIALACLTIPGEPNTPAARLTGTNGPAVVQHTLDTLPPAITERTVIDALDSAADGTHRVLIPTDAEWPTGLDDLGTDRPVALWASGDLDLLTGTPDCAVTITGARAATSYGDHIAAELAHDLTGIGHSIVTGGAYGIDAAATRATLAASGHAIVVLASGIDRPYPAGNIGLLHQVAEHGLVLTETPPSVAPTRSRFVARTRILAALAAATVIVEAGARSGAPQVAHTAHRLARTVGAVPGPITSTTSTGCHLLIQAGIARLITMVDDLAPTRDE
- a CDS encoding ImmA/IrrE family metallo-endopeptidase; translation: MKAVVWVARMRRSPAEAQAAREAKLELMAEKLQAAVEGLTTGEDWKRAIEFAARFRAKSFRNTLLIFAQHAEAYERGKVSEPVPTYVAGFKQWQQLDRSVAGQSGYMIYAPVMGRFASKNPSDPMSWRRLTQREKPAAGEVVRSKMVNVKPAYVWDVSQTTGAEIPERPMPRLLEGEAPAGLWTGLAGQVTAERFTLADAAGASAIMGANGMTDYESRVVTVRADMDDAARVKTLAHELGHVRMHDPAESVTHHRGIREVEAESVAMMIGAAHGMDTSDYTIPYVASWASSVADKEPVDVVRETGERVRRVALDILDKLPDTGIGDGYPPGLDRSGPDAERETTTERTAELGAAAPMRSTASVDVAVPAL
- a CDS encoding ParB/RepB/Spo0J family partition protein, which codes for MTIIDTTPTQAADLTPVEETVQGPEVRRISPHTLVVEDNIRSQVDLDRAFVNSIKLHGVIVPILAHPDQNGNIIVRDGQRRTLAAREADAEDVPVYVVDASDEKRIRIIQQYITNEHRTGLTDTDRAEAWRQLALDGMSITAIAKQTGTKRTTVKTGLAVAESDIAKTAVAQHALTLDQALILTEFEDDPDALAELTSIAARDPESFDHYAQRHLDDKATKEEIAALRAQYEADGYTVVDYPAWGDEDVAFFHDLLTADGERITEENYAGKDGHAVAIGERWGSIDIAHVVVNWREHGLTSIRHSQPTTRSGAMTEEEKAERRRVVANNKAWVSAEKVRRAWVTKLLGRKRLPSQALAFAATVIADSR